The following coding sequences are from one Rutidosis leptorrhynchoides isolate AG116_Rl617_1_P2 chromosome 11, CSIRO_AGI_Rlap_v1, whole genome shotgun sequence window:
- the LOC139875206 gene encoding F-box/FBD/LRR-repeat protein At1g13570-like, giving the protein MDHTEFAELRKLELENCIIKPPLDFQGFLYLKDLVLRNIQFGANLHGTILNLPQLKVLKLSACTNVYNFKIKSTSLYKLTVLYCPDATLLQLLHSKCLSAVGIGFILPIQGVERINLATLLSNMPCLVLFLIDGYFLEFSIAENIPKWLPHPANSLKTLSLRNFKFGDLYQLQGVLCMLRNSPNLGQLNVNNQGLWNVHLDLDVKPALTYLEASDCLDQTMNRLKTIEIIHVENSSPLLLFIKLLLEHSPTLEKISIQPRVTADAQEKYNFAKDVMRLPRASSKAELHYLDP; this is encoded by the exons ATGGACCACACTGAGTTCGCTG AATTGAGAAAGCTAGAACTTGAAAACTGTATTATTAAGCCACCACTCGATTTTCAAGGATTTCTCTATCTCAAAGATCTTGTGCTTAGGAATATTCAATTTGGGGCTAACTTGCATGGAACTATCCTCAACTTACCACAACTTAAGGTGTTGAAACTATCTGCATGCACCAATGTTTACAATTTCAAGATCAAGTCTACAAGTTTATATAAGTTAACGGTCCTATATTGTCCTGATGCAACTTTGCTTCAGTTATTACATAGTAAATGTCTTAGTGCGGTTGGTATAGGTTTCATACTACCCATTCAAGGAGTTGAAAGAATTAATTTGGCCACCTTGTTAAGTAATATGCCATGTCTTGTGTTGTTTCTTATCGACGGGTATTTTCTCGAG TTTTCTATTGCTGAAAATATTCCTAAGTGGCTTCCACACCCGGCTAATAGTTTAAAGACTCTCAGCTTACGTAACTTCAAATTTGGTGATTTGTATCAACTTCAAGGTGTTTTATGTATGCTTCGGAACTCACCTAACTTGGGACAACTCAATGTGAATAATCAG GGTCTTTGGAACGTGCATTTGGATTTGGATGTGAAACCAGCATTAACTTATTTGGAAGCGTCTGACTGTTTGGACCAGACAATGAACCGATTGAAAACTATAGAAATAATCCATGTAGAAAATTCAAGCCCCTTGTTACTCTTTATAAAGCTTTTACTTGAACATTCTCCCACTCTTGAAAAGATATCAATTCAACCCCGTGTAACTGCTGATGCTCAGGAAAAGTACAACTTCGCTAAGGATGTTATGCGGCTTCCACGAGCTTCCTCGAAAGCAGAGCTTCACTACTTGGATCCGTAA
- the LOC139875207 gene encoding F-box/FBD/LRR-repeat protein At1g13570-like, whose amino-acid sequence MTGNNIEDTRYNNIEVDKISCLPENLIDLIFEKLPVQDVVRTHVLSKSWRYKWTKMSSVVLDKHFSEKFAKNEAFGHYGFFTISNQIFNFIKGPILKLHLHIPNMALDSFQEVDQWILSLSKAGVIRELVLTVLNQRYQLPCYFCCCLELRMLELENCIIKPPLDFQGFLYLENLCLRNIEFGTNLHGAIMNLPQLKMLKLVACTNVYNFKIKSTKLFWLVVLNCPDATLHQLVHSKCLGALCIAIGKPIQGVERVNLASLLSNMPCLGDLIIDGYFLQFCIAENIPKWLPHPANCLEYLSLHNFKFGDLNQLQGVLCMLRNSPNLERLDFDNQGLQNEQLDVNPASTYWEASDCFDQNLNRLKTINIMHVERSRPVLVFIKLLLNHSPILEKVSIRPSVTVDALEKYNFAKDVMQFPRASAKAELFYLDP is encoded by the exons ATGACAGGTAACAATATTGAGGACACACGTTATAACAATATTGAAGTGGATAAAATCAGTTGCTTGCCAGAGAATTTGATTGACTTGATTTTTGAGAAGCTCCCGGTTCAAGATGTTGTGAGGACACACGTTTTATCAAAAAGTTGGAGGTACAAATGGACCAAAATGAGCTCGGTGGTTCTTGATAAACATTTCTCAGAAAAGTTTGCCAAAAATGAAGCTTTTGGTCATTATGGGTTTTTTACCATCTCAAACCAAATCTTTAACTTTATCAAGGGTCCTATCTTAAAGTTACATCTCCACATACCAAACATGGCTCTTGATAGCTTCCAAGAAGTCGATCAGTGGATTTTATCCTTGTCAAAAGCCGGTGTTATTAGGGAACTCGTCCTTACTGTTTTAAACCAACGTTATCAACTTCCATGTTATTTTTGTTGTTGTCTAGAATTGAGAATGCTAGAACTTGAAAACTGTATCATTAAGCCACCACTCGATTTTCAAGGATTTCTCTATCTCGAAAATCTATGTCTTAGGAATATTGAATTTGGGACTAACTTGCATGGAGCTATCATGAACTTACCACAACTTAAGATGTTGAAACTGGTTGCATGCACCAATGTTTACAATTTCAAGATCAAGTCTACAAAGTTGTTTTGGTTAGTGGTCTTAAATTGCCCTGATGCAACTTTGCATCAGTTAGTGCATAGTAAATGTCTTGGTGCGCTTTGTATAGCTATAGGTAAACCCATTCAAGGAGTTGAAAGAGTTAATTTGGCTAGCTTGTTAAGTAATATGCCATGTCTTGGGGATTTAATTATCGACGGGTATTTTCTACAG TTTTGTATTGCAGAAAACATTCCCAAGTGGCTTCCACACCCGGCTAATTGTTTAGAGTATCTCAGCTTACACAACTTTAAATTTGGTGATTTAAATCAACTTCAAGGTGTTTTATGTATGCTTCGTAACTCGCCTAACTTAGAACGACTTGATTTCGATAATCAG GGTCTTCAAAACGAGCAACTGGATGTGAATCCAGCATCAACTTATTGGGAAGCTTCTGACTGTTTTGACCAGAATTTGAACCGATTGAAAACTATAAATATTATGCATGTAGAAAGATCAAGGCCTGTGTTGGTCTTTATAAAGCTTTTACTTAATCATTCGCCCATTCTTGAAAAAGTATCAATTCGACCCAGTGTAACTGTTGATGCTCTTGAAAAGTACAACTTCGCTAAGGATGTTATGCAGTTCCCACGAGCTTCCGCAAAAGCAGAGCTTTTCTACTTGGATCCTTAA